Proteins from one Bombus affinis isolate iyBomAffi1 unplaced genomic scaffold, iyBomAffi1.2 ctg00000454.1, whole genome shotgun sequence genomic window:
- the LOC126928013 gene encoding LOW QUALITY PROTEIN: NADH-ubiquinone oxidoreductase chain 1-like (The sequence of the model RefSeq protein was modified relative to this genomic sequence to represent the inferred CDS: inserted 1 base in 1 codon; deleted 2 bases in 2 codons; substituted 2 bases at 2 genomic stop codons) codes for YIIIINNLLNYILLILIILIRVAFLTLFERKILGYIQLRKGPNKIIFKGLFQPFRDALKLLTKEFFYLRINLRYLYSPIIIFFLSIILWLIYPXIYKFYFIDFRIIYLILILRFIVYPIMIIGWVSICNYSILGSLRVVSQIISXEILLFIIFFIIMIIIEDYSFFRFLKFQKNINFIFFLYPLYLIFMIRVLIDLNRVPFDLIEGESELVSGFNLEYFRRLFVLIFLSEYINIIFIRIILTVIFYGLNNXSLYFLLIFIFHLIF; via the exons tatataataattataaataatttattaaattatattttattaattttaataattttaattagggtagcttttttaactttatttgaaCGTAAAATTTTAGGATATATACAGCTACGAAAAGGC CCTAATAAGATTATATTTAAAGGTTTATTTCAACCATTTAGAGATGCATTAAAATTGTTAActaaagaatttttttatttaagaattaatttaagatatttatatagtccaataattata ttttttttatcaataattttatggTTAATTTATccttgaatttataaattttattttattgattttagaattatttatttaatattaattttgagaTTTATAGTTTATCCAATTATGATAATTGGTTgggtatcaatatgtaattattcaattttaggATCATTACGTGTTGTTTCTCAaataattt ttgaaattttattatttataatattttttattataatgataataattgaagattattcattttttagatttttaaaatttcaaaagaatattaattttatattttttttatatcctttatatttaatttttatgattAGAGTATTAATTGATTTAAATCGAGTTCCATTTGATTTAATTGAAGGAGAGTCTGAATTAGTCTCTGGATTTAATCTTGAATATTTTAGAAgattatttgtattaatttttttatcagaatatataaatattatatttattaggattaTTTTAACTGTAATATTTTATGGGTTAAATAATtgatctttatattttttattaatttttatatttcatttaattttt